The DNA sequence AGGGTTGCTCTTCAAGTTTCTTACGATACAAGTCAAAGAGCTCATCTAAAACTAATTCATCTCCAAAGTGCTGCTTGAAGAGTTCCTCCGTGACGGCTCTACAGTGAGACGCAATCAGTTGGGCATTTTTCGTAACTGTGTCAAGTTTCGGGATCTGAGGTAAGTGATCCACACTCTCTATGCTGAAACATCCATTTTTCTCCACAACAGCTTCCAGATCTTGGGGAGACATATGATAGATAGGTATGTTAAATGAATCTGCTTTGTTTTCACTAACTACTCCCTGCATAAAGTGAAGCCATGTAGCAGCAGAAAggaagaaattaaaattatCTTCTGCAATTCAACATATATAGCAACAACAATTATGTCACATATATGGGACATGTTTCTCTTCAATTGCTTCTACATATAAAATCTTTAATCCTTTGGCACAAATCAATATTGAAAAAGTTGATTACCCAAGCTAGCTAGTTTAGATAATTACCAAACGTTCTCTATCTCGATTGATTCGTGGCGCAAAGGGTTTATGGCAGATCGGATGAACTAATTTAAAGAATAAACAACTTCAATGATTGAGCTACATGTTGGAATATTTATCATTCATCTCTGGGTTTAGCCTATATTCCATTTCTGAGTTAAAAAATATTATGGATTGATTTCTAGTACTAGTACAATAATATTAAACAAAGAGAAATTGTTAATCGCTTACCTTCCTAGCCATGTCCGTGAGGGAAGATCCTAAAAGCCGATATGTGACATTAAGAAAAGAATGAGAATCATTTGATGAACCTTGAAGCTGATGACCAGGAATGATGAGTACCATCAAACCTCCACACACAATCTCTTGTGCCCTGGCATCCAAAAAGCACTCCATGTCATCAGCATGCTGCGCTTGATATGCCCTCACTACTTCATCCGTGGAATTTAGATAATGGATCCGACCTTTATTCCAGGCAGGGCTATCTTTGTCCGTTGCCTCTTTTGGCACTCTCGAAATCCATTGAAGGGCGTAAGAAGAGTAAACAAAGTGAATGGAAGCTCTAGGAAATAAGCGACCATAAAAAGAACCAGGCACCCCGGCGGCATAGTATCGCTGCCTGTTCTGATCGGGGAGGGACCTGAAGAGCATGTTGAAGTCATTACAGGTGTGATCGTTGAAGAAAACTTGAAAGTCCGGGATTTGTGATGCACTCAGCCGCGGCACTTGGCTTTGATACTTGGACTGCACGGCTTCAATTATGTTTTCAACTGAAGAAAATGTATTTGGCCCAACTGAGCAACCCAGATCTGCAATGTTAAACGTGTTGTTGGGATTCGATAACATGATCTTCTCTATGTCAAGGTTTTCTGCAACTGCCATTTTTATAATTTGTTTGACAACATCCACAGCTCCTCTCTGCAAGATCAAAGAGGAAATCAATTATACTCTAATGTAAAAACAGTTAGTGAAGTGtatggaaaaagagaaaacctGGTAAGTGGAGTTCTTGGCATAGCTTTTGGATCCATCTCCACCTATCATTGGATATGCTTCACCTTCTTCACTCAATTTATTGATTTTCTCTGCTGCCatatatctctctcttcttACTGTAAGACTCTTAGATATTGGTAAACTtgtatgttttgttttttcatcTTTACACAGGTTTATATAGGATTCCAGATTGTATACAGAAGGAAAGTATTCAGCAACTACACTACTTAGCCCTATGATTGCAACCTTATCCTATCATTATATCTTATCCTACaactcaatcaatcaatcaaacaattAGTCTAAATTGGCACAGCTCAACagcactccccctcaagttggggaATAGATGTCTCGAAtacccaacttgtcaagtgagttgTAGAATACTTTACTAGAGACAACTTTCATCAGAATGTTAGCCAATTGATCTTCAGTTCTTACATGTGGCATGTCAATGATTTTTTACTCTAACTTCTCCTTGATGAAATGCCTATCCACTTCTACATGTTTGGTTCTATCATGTTGAACTGGATTGTGTGCTATATCAATGACTGCTTTATTGTCACAATATAAGTCCATGGCATATTTTGGTTTGAAGCCTAAATCCTTCATTAAATTCAAactctgcacttgatctggctaCCACTTTCTGCTTCTTACTTCTTCATGTGACAAGATTACGTCCCACAAAAGTGAAGTAACCTGAAGTGGACCTCCTATCCGTGAGtgaaccagcccaatctgcatctgtatatCCAGCTATCTCCAAGTGATTatttttagaaaacaaatcCCTTTACCTGGAGTTGACTTCAAATATCTCAAATCTCTATTTACTGCTTCCATGTGATCTTGACTTGGTGCATGCATGAATTGACTTACAACGCTCACAGCATATGCAATGTCAGGACGAGTGTGTAAGAGATAAATGAGTTTGCCTACCAACTTTTGATATCTCTCTTTGTTGGTAGGCGCTTGGTCTGGAAATTCTGCTAGCTTGTGATTTTGCTCCATTGGTGTCTGCTGGTTTACATGCTAGTAAACCTGTCTCTTTCAGTAGATCAACCAAATATTTTCTTTAGGATAAGAAGATGCCCTCATTTGATCTGGCCACTTCAATATCCAAGAAGTACTTTAATCCTCCAacatccttcatctcaaactcataTGAAGATGTGCTTCTagtttcttcacttcttctggATAATTACCTGtcacaatcatatcatcaacataaatgatAAGAACAGTGATCTTATCTTTCCTCTGTCTCAGGAACAGTGTATGGTCAAACTTGCTTTGTTTGTAACCAAACTGTTTCATAGATTGGCTGAATTTCCAAACCATGCCCTAGGAGATTGCTTGAGGCCATAAAGGGATTTCTTCAATTTGCACACCATTCCTGTTTGTAAGGCCAGAGGGTAGCCTGGAGGTagatccatgtacacttcttcctttAAGTCCCCATGAAGAAAGGTATTCTTTACATCAAACTGTTTTAGAGACCAGTCTAGATTCGCAACTAGAGATAATAATACTCGAATGGTGTTGATCTTGGCAACTGGTGTAAAGGTTTCCTGGTAATCAATTCCATATGTCTGGGTGTACCCTTTTGTAACCAATCTGGCTTTATACCTGTCTAATGTCCCATCAAAAGCATACTTTAGTGTATAGATCCATCTACACCCTACAATTCTCTTTCCTGCTAGTTTTGGTATTAGTTCCCATATATGATTCTTTTGCAAGGCTTCCATCTCATCCTCCATGGCTTTAGTCCACTTAGGGTCTGCTAATGCTTCCTGCACTTTAGTTGGAATAACAATAGCAACAATAGCAGATAAATGAAACACAAAAGACGCATATGACTTGTGTAGATACCTctctatctcaccaagcataagtaacacccttttAGGGGGGCCCTACAAGCCATGCTGGGCCCAACCGTGACATGCATACCGTAGCCTGACATACAACCTACCCCGTGGTAGTCAGAAGCAGCCAAtacctcgccgggaagccaccttcccggccttgccaagttgcctccataataagcctttctaagactagaatagtgggtttGCATtccacattgaagaaaatgtaaatgagaggggttcccttacttATAAAAGGGACCACTCCTTCCACTTAAACttcatcccattacacactttgtaatcccctttgggctgcaaggcccaaacacacatagtacaatattcaagtggacgtagtctctcgCTAAGgcaggagacgaaccactatacttcttgtgtctcgctctttctctctctctctctctctttctctaacattaattagacccctcggtcaccaacattaacattggcaccgtctgtgggaagccaacacaaaggcttcgtcacctaccatgaACTTTGACCCTTAAGTGTCGAGTCAACGCTTGGTCGGGGCTAGTCAATGCTTGGTCAACTCCCATATGGGCCAGTCAACGTTTGGTCAACGCTGATAAGGTTGGTCAACTccaactaaaaaagaaaaataaataaaattttaggGTGCCAATTTACTGTAGACACCCAAAAGCTAGGAGCCTTGTCCTTGGCTTGTTATGCCGCTAGCAAACCTCCACAAGCACCAGCCCTTAATTACAGTTTCCGACTTCAAAATTCTGTGGCAGACGAAACCTCCGCCAAGCAAAATACCGTTCTTGGATCATTACTCCGCTAAACAGCTCCGCCACTGCTAAGCTATAGCACTAACATCAGTGAGTAGCTCCAGCGACACCGCTAGCTGCCACTTGCGGCAGACACAATCGACGGACACCCAATCCAAatctgatttggacacccatggCAACTCCTATCCTCTGCCAACCGCTAGACACTACCGCCAAACACCAGTGTCAAGCTTCAGAGTTCAAAGATTGATCCGCCAAGCTTCAACTCCGCCAACTGAGCTTGACAAGGTCGGGTTGGTCACCGTCAATTGAACTTAACGGAGTTGCTGAACTTGTTGGGATCACATCCACCAACTGAACCTGATGGGTTCATCACCGTCAACTAAACTTGACGAGCTCGTCAAGCCTTGCATTGTTCCGCCGAGCTCCGAGTGTCCGCTAGGCCTGCCATCCGGCCTTGCATTGTTTTGTTGACTCCATCTCTCCGTTGACTTCGAGTTTCTGCTGAGCACCAAGTCACTGCCAGGCAACTTCCACTGTATACAGCCGAACACCGCCAGGGCCAACAAATCTTGACTAACCGCCTGCACAATTCACTTTTGCGACTCTATTAAGATTAGCGAGTTCCCACTCCATTTATCCTCTTAGATGAGAACACACCACCCAAAAGGATCAACGGGAACACACTGCCAAGTCTTAGGCAAAATTACTCAGGACACCCACTCTTCTTGATGGAACTTCTTAGCGGAGCTTCACTCCAGAATATCTTGAACAATCCACCACCATATACTAGAATACAGCCTTTCCGTCATCCAAGGCCGGTCAAGCGCCATCCGCCAAGGTGCCAATCACCTTAACCCAGCAGACCCACTAAACGCAGCAAACCAAGCAAAGAGCACCGCTAAACGCAGCAAGTGTCCCTCAAAGGATCGGACCCACCAAGCTTTCTCTGACAAGTTTCGTTCGCCAAACTTTCCTCTGACATCACCATTGCAACTCCCCTCGCAATGACTACATGACTTGTAAACAATCATTGGCTGTGTCTTTAATGGACTACATGACTTGCGCACTTTGCATagtttatacatatattcaagAAGTTTGTCTATTCTATTAAAAATCCACATGCAAGCTACTAGTGTTTGCTAACGTTTACAAATCTTGTACGTACTAATCATTTCTTTGTTTTAAGAAAATTCAACTATTTATATCGAGCTTCAACTACTTGCAAAGATTACCTCGACTACGAGTTATGCACATTATCGGAACACCTTATCCGCCAAAGCAATGGAGcatcatgcttggacaactccaacatgatttgggtacttatatcaattccaaactccaattcactccaaatcggcataagataagtaactatatcttcttTTACGCTAtttcaatttgagctagtgccatgtcaatgccatgcttttataactcctaagcatgcctacaacatttcgtagattcgGCAACCCCTTCTAGGCCTTACATGCTACAgatgccatgcttcacatatcGATCTCAACGATCTCTAAGCATGTTTCACATCAATGCAAAAACACTATTAGCAACTTTAATACAAGCACatgctatatatatacataacatgcttctatttaattccaatctaattaaataaacatgtgacactcacTTAAACAAATTATGCcacatctagaagcttgtgacacttatggcttaattaaacatgctcagATAAACGATTTGAttgggttacgactcgcttgggtatcgaacATGGccacgactcgcttgggtatcaaacATGGCCACGACTTACTTGGGCTAgccccgcatgctcgcacagTGCCTACCCACTCAACTACAACCTAACTCGCTCGAACACAACCTAACTCGCTCAAACATATCTAACATTCTTTAGTTAAGCTCTAGGGTCACAATACTTCATAGCTTTCATCAGAAGCTActctcaaaattttatatggacacccatcaCATGCACTTGCAATTATCTATTACGCATGTcacatggccataagatccatatattattacttgctacacttatttgtcattgttcatacaattacaaGCTTTACATATACTCTATATGTGAACATATGGACTAGCCTCCGAGCATCATACTTTGTCAAACTTTCCCCACGGGAAAGAAACCTAAACGGGtctagactccacgagtctatAGTCTACGACCAACCGCCATGTGGTAAGGCAAcacctcataatgacaatgacctcTACGCGGCATTACAGTCAAGTTTTTCTCCTCcaggaaagagtaaagggaccggtTAACTCAGCCCACggtagccattgatccggcggttaacccccgacgcttgggtatcaaataTTAAGTTCTCTACCTAACGCCCACCGCCTCCGCGGCACTCCCGAGCTCACACTACCGCGGCACCTTCGAGCTTCCGGCTCACGAATTCTCATGATCACGCCTCCGcagcaccctcgagcttcctgctcacgagctctaacgctcacgcctacccggcaccctcgagctttGCTTTCACGTCTTCctggcacccttgagcttcctgCTCATGAGCTCTCATGCTCAGGCTtccccggcacccccgagcttcccgctcaagcCTTCCCGGCACCTCCGAGCTTCCCGCTTAGACTTTccagcacccccgagcttcccgttcAAGCCTTCcctgcacccccgagctttGCGCTCAAGCCTTCGCGGCTCCCCCGAGCCTCATGCTCACTCCTTCACGGCATCCCGAGCTTTCACCCTCAAGCCTTCCCGACATTTCTGAGCTTTCACACTCACGCCTTCCCAGCATTCCTTAGCTTTCACGCTCACGTCTTCacggcaccctcgagcttccgtctcatgccttcctggcaacccCGAGTTTTATGCTCACGCCTTCCGGCATTCTCGAGCTTTACACTCTTATCCCCTCGAaataatacacattaatggaacattgaattcttctaccatttgtcgtttgccacaaattgaattcttttcacaTTCCATTAATACtagcgaaaaccaaacaaacacaagtgcTCGCGTATTCATCGTTCaagaattacaaacgcttgccttcatggcactcatgcaacttacaccgaGCGTAACCTCGTCAACTTGACCTCGTTCGTCCTCTTGCGAGCACCACACGCgtcatatgcaattcatatgcTTATTCGCGATATGTTCACACAACCATAAGCGGTCTCGAGTTTATAAGTCATAAttgatcgtactcggcgccattcacatgtatacatcaacatgtatcatgcatctcgtacattcgtatatgccaacgcatatcaatgcaactcacatttgttgcccaatacaacaagcattctacatatgcgtgcttttgtctttgttgtgtaagttaacgagtcccttcttgcttacggagttcgggacttgtaggggctaggagCCTCTCGAACGTAACTTATGCTTCATGACATCGTGtatataactccccaaccaagaagctcctcttacttggggacttggggaacttgtagatacctctactagcaagctagtttgctatcccaccaagcataagtaacacccttttATGGGGGCCCACATGCCATGGTGGGGCCAACCGCGACATGCATACCGTAGCCCGACATACAACCTACCCCgtggtagtcggaagcggccaatacctcgccgggaagccacattcccagccttgccaagttgcctccataataaGCCTTTCTAAGACTATAATAGTGGGTTTGCATCCCAcattaaagaaaatgtaaatgagaggTCATTTACCTATAAAAAGGACCCCTCCTCCCATTTAAACTCgatcccattacacactttgtaatcccctttgggctacaaggcccaaacacacatagtacaatattgaagtggacgtagtctcccgctaaggcaggagacgaaccactatacttcttgtgtctcgctctctctctctctctcacgttAATTAGACCTCTCAGTCACCAACATTAACAACTTGGATAGCCTATGGGATGACATGTGGTTGTTTATTGGATATTTGGCTTTGGCTTTAGGATCTGCTTCATATTGAGCTTTTGGTTGCCCTATATTTTTCCAAGCTGGCAATTGGTACACACTAGTGGTATTACTTGGTCCTATTTCAGGGGAATGTTCAACATTTGTATTATCATGGGATTGGAAAGCAAGGTTAGTAATTACCTTTGGATTATCCTAAAGGGGCATTGGAGTTGATGAAGTAGTAGAAGGGGGAGGGTATTATCTGTGTCTGTAGATTCTAGTGTTAGCAACTGGTTTCGGCAGTCAAAATCACCAGATTCTATTTCTGTGGCTGGTGAAGGTTCTGTTTCCGTAGCTTCTGATATTGGTGAATGATTATTACTCTCAGTCATCGTAGAATCTGCGCCTGCAGTTGATAACTTGTTACTATGTACTTGTTTTTCCACTATCTCAAATAGACAAGACATATCAGAAGACTGTTCTTCTACATCACAATTCTCCCCCTAAAGAGGAGTCTTCAGGGCAAAGTAGATATCATGTTCATAGAACGTAACATCCATAGAAACATATGTTCGTTTAGTGATGAGTTTAAAGCATTGATATCCCTTCTGAGTAGAAGCATAACTTATGAAGACACACTTTTCCACACATGCCTCCAATTTAGTCCTTTTGATGCgaagaatatgaacataggtcACACAACCAAAGAGTTTTGGAGGAAGAGCATAGGTAGGCGGCAAAGGTAAATGTTTGGAAAGGGCTTGGATAGGTGTTTTTGGTGGTGGACTATTGTCCCCAAGAGAGGGTTGGAGAGCTTGTGTGGGAAGTTGATTTATGAGGTAGTCAGTAGTGAGGATGGTATCACCCTAGAAATATTTCGGCATATGAGCTCCAAGCAACATGGATCGAGCAACTTAAAGAATGTGGCGGTTCTTGCATTCCGCcacaccattctgttgaggtGTATGAGGACAGGTGGTCTAGTGTATGATGTTAATGTCTAGGATTCAACGGTAGCTAAATCTCGGTTAACGCTAGTTCGAGGGGGCAAACCGCTATTTGTGATATTCTTGTTACTTCCActatctgtcaaatgaaatacaaaggctgtcaaagggagaccgcggttggcaGTCTTCTATTccccgatgcctaagttagtcaatgtatttgtgttgacagaataacgttaggtaagtagtaaatacgtaattaatgaggagacaGGAGTGGATCTTTTATAGgtgggaagagactgatctcttcaTTGTCTTTGATATGGGACtgatgcttcagttcccagcttctgatgcttcagcgaggtgatattggcgtggcgcgtggcggcgcgtcagcggtgatcccGGGATGAGCTGgagctcgggtgatagcctgtttggctgtgtttccgtaggtcatacCCTTGACAGTTGTTGGTGCCATTGGAGGCcgtatgagcgtggctcattgtagctaattatgctcagtaaatgctcatgtaagtacaagtccccaatcaaagagggcaatcttggttggagttgcctagcggtttgaagcgttacttctgctagtcttgcgaaagcataattagcgtcaaccatggatttgttTTGAGCAAACACTTTacaccctttcgggtgggcccatgctaggcccccagggagtccctcACTCCCCGGCTAAAATAGACCTCTGTTTGGCCGGTATATTATTTGTTGAGGGGAACTGTGCTAAGCAGCGGGTGTTAGgcagcgagcccaatctttg is a window from the Rosa chinensis cultivar Old Blush chromosome 2, RchiOBHm-V2, whole genome shotgun sequence genome containing:
- the LOC112187846 gene encoding loganic acid O-methyltransferase; translation: MAAEKINKLSEEGEAYPMIGGDGSKSYAKNSTYQRGAVDVVKQIIKMAVAENLDIEKIMLSNPNNTFNIADLGCSVGPNTFSSVENIIEAVQSKYQSQVPRLSASQIPDFQVFFNDHTCNDFNMLFRSLPDQNRQRYYAAGVPGSFYGRLFPRASIHFVYSSYALQWISRVPKEATDKDSPAWNKGRIHYLNSTDEVVRAYQAQHADDMECFLDARAQEIVCGGLMVLIIPGHQLQGSSNDSHSFLNVTYRLLGSSLTDMARKGVVSENKADSFNIPIYHMSPQDLEAVVEKNGCFSIESVDHLPQIPKLDTVTKNAQLIASHCRAVTEELFKQHFGDELVLDELFDLYRKKLEEQPSIFDSMGTTTFLAVLKRKAN